Below is a genomic region from Spirosoma radiotolerans.
AAGATAAGAAAGCGTTTGTCGAAGCCCTCACCAGTGGCTCATCGGACTTCAAAACCATTGACTTAACGGAAGAAACCATCACCGTGGTCGACAACACCGCTATGGTGCGGCATAAACTCATGGCCGAAACGGCTAACGACGGCAAACCCGGTCAGGCCAAACTGGCGGTTTTACTGGTCTGGGTGAAGCAGAAAGGAAACTGGAAGCTACTGGCTCGTCAGGCCGTGAAGATATAGGTTTCTTAAAACCTATCAGACGGGCGGTCAACTGAACGAGGTTTTGAGAAACCTCTCTTGTCAGTTTTAAGAAACTGACATCACAACACACCACAACGCCATTGCTGACGCTCGTGAGGACATATCCCTTGGAGAACTCCCTCGACGGATGAGCCAAGTAGTTAATATGTACAGGTTTCTTGCCACAAATAAACAAGCCCGCCAGAAGTCTGGCGGGCTTGTTTGATTAATAACCTATGATAAATTTATTAAATGTAAGAAGAGCGAAACAACGGACTCTCCTGAACTCACCTGCCTGATGGGCGCTGCGTGTGTTCATTATTTCTTCTGCGTTAATTGCAGCGAGCTGTCATTGATTTCAAACGTTTTGTTCTTCAGTAATTTGACTACCTCGGCACCTGCCAGCAAAGCCGGTCCATACCCGTGAGCCGCATAGACGTTGATGGGCCGGTAGTAATAAAACGCCGGGTCGAAACCCATTCCTG
It encodes:
- a CDS encoding nuclear transport factor 2 family protein, producing the protein MLTTRTLAQGKEQAAVAQAVQQLKQLMIDPDKAKLESLASDDLSYGHSTGKIEDKKAFVEALTSGSSDFKTIDLTEETITVVDNTAMVRHKLMAETANDGKPGQAKLAVLLVWVKQKGNWKLLARQAVKI